From Aquabacter sp. L1I39, the proteins below share one genomic window:
- a CDS encoding lipid II flippase MurJ: protein MLSSMSLLARTSTVSAATLGSRLLGFARDAGTAAVLGAGPLADALMAALSVPLLARRLLAEGAFNAALIPALSRAEGRGQGEGEGEGEGGRQGGGARRLARACLLLLTGLLAGLAVAGAVFMPWLIQVLAPGFSLGGERADLAIACGRIALLYLPLAGAAAIYGAVANGAHRILLPALAPLTANAVVLVAIVGLLAAGLVATAQAALVMAGFTVLAGIAQLVLMAAAARGAPAAPGGAVGRAEWRASLAVLRASAPALLFAGLSQVRLLLAAAVVSSVPGSVAALNYAQRLVDLPLGLVGASAGAVLVPLLASGAAKGDKAEHATGAALAAFALAFPAGLGLLMLAEPIVTVLYQRASFTADDTLLTAGLLQMLALSLPAQGLERVLCATAMSHGLEKPVERIGLASLVLALVLAVPAFHLFGPEGAAGAVAASALASALAMLALLMRRGHLALTGATLRQGATLLVAGGTMAGLVAVGAAAWPAPEAGTVLGLVRLGCLVLAGMAAYGGVWLLGRVMLSGAKHQEAP, encoded by the coding sequence TTGCTTTCGTCCATGTCGCTGCTGGCCCGCACCTCCACCGTTTCCGCCGCCACGCTGGGCTCGCGGCTGCTGGGCTTTGCGCGGGATGCAGGCACGGCGGCGGTGCTGGGGGCGGGGCCGCTGGCGGATGCGCTCATGGCCGCTCTCTCTGTGCCGCTCCTGGCGCGACGGCTGTTGGCGGAAGGGGCGTTCAACGCCGCGCTGATCCCTGCTTTGTCCCGCGCGGAAGGGCGGGGGCAAGGGGAAGGGGAAGGGGAAGGGGAAGGGGGGAGGCAAGGCGGCGGGGCCCGGCGGCTGGCGCGGGCCTGTCTTCTCCTGCTCACAGGCCTGCTTGCGGGCCTTGCGGTGGCCGGCGCGGTCTTCATGCCCTGGCTCATCCAGGTGCTGGCGCCGGGCTTCAGCCTGGGGGGCGAGCGGGCGGATCTCGCCATCGCCTGCGGGCGGATCGCGCTGCTCTATCTGCCGCTCGCCGGGGCGGCGGCAATCTATGGGGCGGTGGCCAATGGGGCGCACCGGATTCTCCTGCCCGCGCTCGCGCCCCTCACCGCCAATGCGGTGGTGCTGGTGGCCATTGTCGGGCTGCTCGCGGCCGGGCTGGTGGCGACCGCGCAGGCGGCCTTGGTGATGGCGGGCTTTACGGTTCTCGCCGGCATTGCCCAACTCGTCCTCATGGCGGCCGCTGCCCGGGGCGCGCCGGCGGCGCCGGGCGGAGCCGTCGGGCGCGCCGAGTGGCGGGCCAGCCTTGCCGTGCTGCGCGCATCCGCGCCCGCTTTGCTGTTCGCCGGCCTCTCCCAGGTGCGCCTGCTGCTGGCGGCGGCGGTGGTGTCCTCGGTTCCGGGATCGGTGGCGGCGCTCAATTATGCCCAGCGCCTGGTGGACCTGCCGCTCGGCCTGGTAGGGGCGAGTGCTGGGGCGGTGCTGGTGCCACTGCTCGCCTCGGGCGCCGCCAAGGGCGACAAGGCGGAGCATGCCACGGGCGCGGCGCTCGCCGCCTTCGCGCTGGCCTTCCCGGCGGGTCTCGGCCTCCTGATGCTGGCCGAGCCCATCGTTACCGTGCTCTACCAGCGGGCGAGCTTCACGGCGGACGACACGCTGCTGACCGCCGGCCTGCTGCAGATGCTGGCGCTCTCGCTGCCGGCGCAGGGCCTGGAGCGGGTGCTGTGCGCCACCGCCATGAGCCATGGCCTGGAAAAGCCCGTGGAGCGCATCGGCCTGGCCTCCCTGGTGCTGGCTTTGGTGCTGGCCGTTCCGGCCTTCCACCTGTTCGGGCCGGAAGGGGCGGCGGGGGCGGTGGCCGCCTCCGCGCTGGCCTCCGCTTTGGCCATGCTCGCCCTTCTGATGCGGCGGGGGCATTTGGCGCTGACCGGGGCGACCCTTCGGCAGGGTGCGACGCTGCTTGTGGCGGGCGGGACCATGGCGGGTCTGGTGGCGGTGGGCGCGGCGGCCTGGCCGGCCCCAGAGGCAGGCACGGTCCTCGGGCTGGTGCGGCTTGGTTGCCTGGTCCTGGCGGGCATGGCGGCCTATGGCGGCGTCTGGCTCCTGGGACGGGTGATGCTTTCCGGAGCTAAGCACCAAGAGGCGCCATGA
- a CDS encoding alpha/beta fold hydrolase, which translates to MTTCSSFAYASDDAHALFGRRWGTESKETPLVCLPGLTRSSTDFEALAEALAERGRQVVALDFRGRGGSAYAPYTTYNVAQEARDTVKGLASLGITNAHFLGTSRGGLVMMMLALTAPDLLGGCIFNDIGPVVETAGIARITGYVGAPPPPAWPDLVARLKAEQGALFPRLTAEEWERYARQIYADHDGVPKLAYDPAIAEAFKEFDPTKPLPAFWEGFDALADKPLLVIHGALSDVLSSATVEAMADRHRGTEVYTVDGQGHAPLLWDARSHKVIANFLARIEEAV; encoded by the coding sequence ATGACCACGTGCAGTTCTTTCGCCTATGCCAGCGATGACGCCCACGCTCTGTTCGGCCGCCGCTGGGGCACGGAGAGCAAGGAAACCCCGCTCGTCTGCCTGCCCGGCCTGACGCGCTCCTCCACTGATTTCGAGGCCCTCGCCGAGGCGCTGGCCGAACGGGGCCGGCAGGTGGTGGCGCTGGATTTTCGCGGCCGGGGCGGCTCGGCCTATGCGCCCTACACCACCTATAATGTGGCCCAGGAGGCCCGTGACACGGTGAAGGGCCTCGCCAGCCTCGGCATCACCAACGCTCATTTCCTTGGCACCTCGCGCGGCGGCCTCGTCATGATGATGCTGGCGCTCACCGCGCCGGATCTGCTGGGGGGCTGCATCTTCAACGATATCGGCCCGGTGGTTGAGACCGCGGGCATCGCCCGCATCACCGGCTATGTGGGCGCCCCGCCGCCGCCCGCCTGGCCGGATCTGGTCGCGCGGCTGAAGGCCGAGCAGGGCGCGCTCTTCCCCCGCCTCACCGCCGAGGAATGGGAGCGCTATGCCCGGCAGATCTATGCCGACCATGACGGCGTGCCCAAGCTCGCCTATGACCCGGCCATCGCCGAGGCCTTCAAGGAATTCGACCCAACCAAGCCGCTGCCCGCCTTCTGGGAGGGCTTCGACGCCCTGGCAGACAAGCCGCTCCTGGTCATTCACGGGGCCCTGTCCGATGTGCTGTCCTCCGCCACGGTGGAGGCCATGGCCGACCGACACCGGGGCACGGAGGTCTACACGGTGGACGGCCAGGGCCATGCTCCGCTGTTGTGGGATGCGCGCAGCCACAAGGTGATTGCCAATTTCCTGGCGCGGATCGAAGAGGCGGTCTGA
- the trpS gene encoding tryptophan--tRNA ligase has translation MAAVAERVFSGVQPTGNLHLGNYLGAIKRFVELQQSHDCIYCVVDLHAITVWQEPEELKRHTREVTAAFIACGIDPKKHIVFNQSQVSGHAELAWIFNCVARMGWLNRMTQFKEKAGKDRENVSVGLFAYPTLMAADILLYRATHVPVGEDQKQHLELTRDIAQKFNVDFAPSIAALGHTDGYFPLTEPLIAGPATRVMSLRDGSKKMSKSDASDFSRINLTDDADAIAGKVRRAKTDPEPLPSEEAGLKTRPEADNLVGIYAALSDITKEKVLTEFGGAQFSTFKAALVDLAVAKLGPIGGEMQRLMADTSAIDAILRDGAERARVIADATIRDVKDIVGMVR, from the coding sequence ATGGCGGCGGTCGCGGAACGCGTCTTCTCCGGTGTTCAGCCCACCGGCAATCTGCATCTCGGCAATTATCTCGGCGCCATCAAGCGCTTCGTGGAGCTCCAGCAGAGCCACGACTGCATCTATTGCGTGGTGGACCTGCATGCCATCACAGTCTGGCAGGAGCCCGAGGAGCTGAAGCGCCACACCCGCGAGGTCACGGCCGCCTTCATCGCCTGCGGCATCGACCCCAAGAAGCACATCGTCTTCAACCAGAGCCAGGTGTCCGGCCACGCCGAACTGGCCTGGATCTTCAATTGCGTCGCCCGCATGGGCTGGCTCAACCGCATGACGCAGTTCAAGGAGAAGGCCGGCAAGGACCGCGAGAATGTCTCGGTGGGCCTGTTCGCCTACCCGACCCTCATGGCCGCCGACATCCTGCTCTACCGCGCCACCCATGTGCCGGTGGGCGAGGACCAGAAGCAGCATCTGGAGCTGACCCGCGACATCGCGCAGAAGTTCAACGTGGATTTCGCCCCCTCCATCGCGGCCCTCGGCCACACTGACGGCTATTTCCCGCTGACCGAGCCGCTCATCGCCGGCCCCGCCACCCGCGTCATGAGCCTGCGCGACGGCTCCAAGAAGATGTCCAAGTCGGATGCTTCCGACTTCTCGCGCATCAACCTCACCGACGATGCGGACGCCATCGCCGGCAAGGTGCGCCGGGCGAAGACCGATCCCGAGCCTCTGCCCTCCGAGGAGGCGGGCCTCAAGACCCGTCCCGAGGCGGACAATCTGGTGGGCATCTATGCGGCGCTCAGCGACATCACCAAGGAGAAGGTGCTGACCGAGTTCGGCGGCGCCCAGTTCTCCACCTTCAAGGCGGCGCTGGTGGACCTGGCGGTGGCCAAGCTGGGCCCCATCGGCGGCGAGATGCAGCGCCTGATGGCCGACACCTCCGCCATCGACGCCATCCTGCGGGATGGTGCCGAGCGGGCGCGGGTGATTGCCGATGCCACCATCCGCGATGTGAAGGACATTGTCGGCATGGTGCGCTGA
- the ubiG gene encoding bifunctional 2-polyprenyl-6-hydroxyphenol methylase/3-demethylubiquinol 3-O-methyltransferase UbiG, translating to MNEARTTVDPAEVAFFEALGAEWWDPKGKMAPLHGMNPARLAFLRDLLVRRFHRDPKSMRPLKGLRILDIGCGGGLLSEPLARMGADVVGVDPAPGNVDVARLHAEQSGLQIDYRAATAEELADAGETFDAVLALEVVEHVSDVAAFLRATTALVAPGGVIVLSTLNRTGKSFALAIVGAEYILRWLPPGTHSWQKFVTPGEMEAGLAACGFSPVEMIGFVYDPLSGAWSLSPDMDVNYFLAAEKAA from the coding sequence ATGAACGAGGCGCGCACCACGGTCGATCCCGCTGAGGTCGCCTTCTTCGAGGCGCTCGGCGCCGAATGGTGGGACCCCAAGGGCAAGATGGCTCCCCTCCATGGCATGAACCCCGCCCGCCTCGCCTTCCTGCGCGATCTGCTGGTGCGCCGCTTCCACCGCGATCCCAAGTCCATGCGGCCCCTGAAGGGCCTGCGCATCCTCGACATCGGCTGCGGCGGCGGGCTCCTGTCCGAGCCTTTGGCGCGGATGGGCGCCGACGTGGTGGGCGTCGATCCCGCCCCCGGAAACGTCGATGTGGCGCGCCTCCATGCGGAGCAGAGCGGGCTTCAGATCGATTATCGCGCCGCGACCGCCGAGGAATTGGCGGATGCGGGCGAGACGTTTGACGCCGTGCTGGCCCTCGAAGTGGTGGAGCATGTGTCGGATGTGGCGGCCTTCCTGCGCGCCACCACCGCCTTGGTGGCGCCCGGCGGGGTGATCGTGCTCTCCACCCTCAACCGCACGGGCAAGAGCTTCGCATTGGCCATCGTGGGCGCGGAATACATCCTGCGCTGGCTGCCGCCGGGAACCCATAGCTGGCAAAAGTTCGTCACGCCGGGCGAAATGGAAGCCGGGCTCGCGGCCTGCGGCTTCTCGCCGGTGGAGATGATCGGCTTCGTCTATGATCCCCTGTCGGGGGCCTGGAGCCTCTCCCCCGACATGGACGTGAACTATTTCCTGGCGGCCGAGAAGGCCGCCTAA
- the galE gene encoding UDP-glucose 4-epimerase GalE translates to MAVLVTGGAGYIGSHMVLALLDAGEKVVVLDDLSTGFRWAVAPEATFVLGDVSDPELVARIVDEHAIDAVIHFAARIVVPDSVADPLGYYLANTVKTRALLASVVKAGIPHFIFSSTAAVYGMVGIDPVAEDAVLSPISPYGRSKLMSEWMLQDTAVAKPLHYVALRYFNVAGGDPKGRTGQSTAGATHLIKVACETALGKRAGIQVYGTDYPTPDGTCLRDYIHVADLVAAHLDALRHLRAGGESGTYNCGYGRGYSVLEVLKAVKEASRVDFKVDYAPRRAGDPAAVVAKADRIRAALGWTPKLDDLPTIVAHALAWERQLDDRLRTVA, encoded by the coding sequence ATGGCGGTTCTGGTGACGGGTGGCGCCGGCTATATCGGTAGCCACATGGTTCTTGCGCTTCTCGATGCGGGCGAAAAGGTGGTGGTGCTGGACGACCTGTCCACCGGCTTCCGCTGGGCGGTGGCCCCTGAGGCCACGTTCGTCCTGGGCGATGTGAGCGATCCCGAGCTCGTGGCCCGCATCGTCGACGAACATGCCATCGATGCCGTCATCCACTTCGCTGCCCGCATCGTGGTGCCTGATTCGGTGGCCGATCCGCTCGGCTATTATCTCGCCAACACGGTGAAGACCCGGGCGCTGCTCGCCAGCGTGGTAAAGGCGGGCATTCCCCATTTCATCTTCTCCTCCACGGCGGCCGTCTATGGCATGGTGGGCATCGACCCGGTGGCTGAGGACGCCGTGCTCTCGCCCATCTCGCCCTATGGCCGCTCCAAGCTCATGAGCGAGTGGATGCTGCAGGACACGGCGGTGGCGAAGCCGCTGCACTATGTGGCCCTGCGATATTTCAACGTGGCGGGGGGCGATCCCAAGGGGCGCACGGGCCAGTCGACGGCGGGGGCGACCCATCTCATCAAGGTCGCCTGCGAGACAGCGCTCGGCAAAAGGGCGGGCATCCAGGTCTATGGCACCGACTATCCCACCCCAGACGGCACGTGCCTGCGGGACTATATCCATGTGGCCGACCTCGTGGCCGCCCATCTGGACGCCCTGCGGCACCTGCGCGCGGGCGGGGAGAGCGGCACCTATAATTGCGGCTATGGCCGGGGCTATTCGGTGCTCGAGGTGCTGAAAGCCGTGAAGGAGGCGTCCAGGGTCGACTTCAAGGTGGACTATGCGCCCCGCCGCGCCGGCGATCCCGCCGCCGTGGTGGCCAAGGCCGACCGCATCCGCGCGGCGCTCGGCTGGACGCCGAAGCTGGACGACCTGCCCACCATCGTCGCCCACGCGCTCGCCTGGGAACGGCAGCTGGACGACCGGCTGCGCACGGTGGCGTGA
- a CDS encoding UTP--glucose-1-phosphate uridylyltransferase, whose translation MPKPLRKAILPVAGLGTRFLPATKAVPKEMLTVVDRPVVQHVVDEARAAGIEHIVFVTGRNKAVIEDHFDRQFELEKTLSDRGKTKELEQLDRDTPKAGTTSFTRQQLPLGLGHAVWCARDLIDDEPFALLLPDMLHLPKNGGKGCLAEMVEVYNRTGGNVISVYEVPEDQTNQYGIVGTAPTHGGVNEIVQMVEKPALGTAPTNLAISGRYILQPTIFDLLARQDRGAGGEIQLTDSMLKLMERERFFSVTFDGPVYDCGSKIGFLMANVAYALSRPDIAPEFRAALGEMLQGGNVD comes from the coding sequence ATGCCCAAGCCTTTGCGTAAAGCCATTCTCCCGGTCGCCGGCCTCGGCACGCGCTTCCTGCCCGCGACCAAGGCGGTGCCGAAGGAGATGCTCACGGTGGTCGATCGTCCCGTGGTGCAGCATGTGGTGGACGAGGCCCGTGCCGCCGGCATCGAGCACATCGTCTTCGTTACCGGCCGCAACAAGGCGGTGATCGAGGACCATTTCGATCGCCAGTTCGAGCTGGAAAAGACCCTCTCGGACCGCGGCAAGACCAAGGAACTGGAGCAGCTCGACCGCGACACCCCGAAGGCCGGCACCACCTCCTTCACCCGCCAGCAACTGCCGCTCGGCCTTGGCCATGCGGTGTGGTGCGCCCGCGACCTGATCGACGACGAGCCGTTCGCGCTGCTGCTGCCCGACATGCTCCACCTGCCCAAGAATGGCGGCAAGGGATGCCTGGCGGAGATGGTGGAGGTCTATAACCGCACCGGCGGCAACGTGATTTCCGTCTATGAGGTGCCCGAGGACCAGACCAACCAGTACGGCATCGTCGGCACCGCCCCCACCCATGGCGGGGTGAACGAGATCGTGCAGATGGTGGAGAAGCCGGCGCTCGGCACCGCCCCCACCAACCTCGCCATTTCCGGCCGCTACATCCTCCAGCCCACCATTTTCGACCTGCTGGCCCGCCAGGACCGGGGTGCGGGCGGCGAGATCCAGCTCACCGATTCCATGCTCAAGCTGATGGAGCGCGAGCGCTTTTTCTCCGTGACCTTCGATGGGCCGGTCTATGATTGCGGCTCCAAGATCGGGTTCCTGATGGCCAATGTGGCCTATGCGCTCTCCCGTCCCGACATCGCCCCTGAGTTCCGCGCGGCGCTGGGGGAGATGTTGCAGGGCGGTAACGTCGACTGA
- a CDS encoding class I SAM-dependent methyltransferase, which yields MLQSQDRHYAPVKPKFDDEIRFLQSWFQSPLKTGAVSPSGRALAKMMASYLDPAIPGPVIELGPGTGPVTKALLDRGFAPERLFLIEYNREFCSLLRLRYPGVTVLHGDAYAMADTLKGRLPAPAVGVISSLPLFTRSPADRERMVEEAFDLSVPNAPFVQFTYAVVSPVPLKPGQIDGERSPRVWMNLPPARVWAYRRP from the coding sequence ATGCTGCAGTCCCAAGATCGTCACTACGCGCCCGTGAAGCCGAAGTTCGACGATGAGATCCGGTTCCTGCAGTCCTGGTTCCAGAGCCCCCTCAAGACCGGCGCGGTCTCGCCCTCCGGGCGGGCCCTCGCCAAGATGATGGCCTCCTATCTCGATCCAGCCATTCCCGGCCCGGTGATCGAACTTGGGCCAGGCACCGGCCCCGTCACGAAGGCGCTGCTCGACCGGGGCTTTGCGCCCGAGCGCCTGTTCCTGATCGAATATAACCGCGAATTCTGCTCGCTGCTGCGCCTGCGTTATCCGGGCGTGACGGTGCTGCATGGCGATGCCTATGCCATGGCCGATACGCTGAAGGGCCGCCTGCCGGCCCCGGCGGTGGGCGTGATCTCCTCCCTGCCGCTCTTCACCCGCTCGCCGGCGGACCGGGAGCGGATGGTGGAAGAGGCCTTCGACCTCTCCGTGCCCAACGCGCCCTTCGTGCAGTTTACCTATGCCGTGGTCTCTCCCGTGCCGCTGAAGCCGGGCCAGATCGATGGCGAGCGGTCGCCCCGCGTGTGGATGAACCTGCCTCCGGCCCGGGTATGGGCCTATCGCCGGCCGTGA
- a CDS encoding histidine phosphatase family protein yields MTSFLYVSHPQVKVDPKVPVPDWGLSDVGRARAQAFAARQPLTGTARIVSSDECKAKETAACLSHALGVPVEVRADMHENDRSATGFLPEAEFQAVADAFFAHPETSVRGWERAIDAQARIVRAVTEEIARAPDAPTIFVGHGGVGTLLLCHLAERPISRVHDQPPVGGGCWYGWTNTRRPDRWRAMEEGLTP; encoded by the coding sequence GTGACCTCCTTCCTGTATGTCAGCCATCCGCAGGTGAAGGTTGACCCCAAGGTCCCGGTGCCGGATTGGGGTCTTTCGGACGTGGGCCGCGCGCGGGCGCAGGCCTTCGCTGCCCGTCAGCCCCTCACGGGCACGGCCCGCATTGTTTCCAGCGACGAATGCAAGGCCAAGGAGACAGCCGCCTGCCTCTCCCATGCGCTTGGCGTACCGGTGGAGGTGCGTGCCGACATGCATGAGAATGATCGCTCCGCCACCGGCTTCCTGCCCGAGGCCGAGTTCCAGGCGGTGGCCGACGCCTTCTTCGCTCACCCCGAGACGAGCGTACGCGGCTGGGAGCGGGCCATCGACGCCCAGGCCCGCATCGTGCGTGCGGTGACCGAGGAGATCGCCCGGGCTCCTGATGCGCCGACCATTTTCGTTGGTCATGGCGGGGTGGGGACCCTGCTTCTGTGCCATCTGGCTGAAAGGCCCATTTCCCGCGTCCACGATCAGCCCCCCGTCGGTGGCGGCTGCTGGTATGGTTGGACCAATACCCGGCGCCCAGACCGATGGCGCGCCATGGAGGAAGGCTTGACCCCATGA
- the pyrF gene encoding orotidine-5'-phosphate decarboxylase: MSATALSLPPSPFGPDPRDRLIVALDFPSTAAAEAMVWQLGDAVTFYKIGLELTVSGGLDLAADLIGAGKKVFLDLKLHDIDNTVERATAAAAERGFTILTVHAYPKTLAAAARGAAGSALNVLGVTVLTSYDDADLATAGYARSVDETVLMRAGQVREAGVAGVICAPTDAERVRPLLAPHQLVVTPGVRPAGAAVGDQKRVATPADAFAAGANGIVVGRPVIAASDPGAAARAILDEIKPFL; this comes from the coding sequence ATGAGTGCAACCGCTCTTTCCCTTCCCCCGTCTCCGTTTGGCCCGGATCCCCGCGACCGCCTGATCGTGGCCCTGGACTTTCCCTCCACCGCTGCCGCCGAGGCCATGGTCTGGCAGCTGGGCGATGCGGTGACCTTCTACAAGATCGGCCTGGAACTGACCGTCTCCGGCGGCCTCGACCTCGCCGCCGACCTGATCGGCGCGGGCAAGAAGGTGTTCCTGGACCTCAAGCTCCACGACATCGACAATACGGTGGAGCGGGCCACCGCCGCCGCCGCCGAGCGTGGCTTCACCATCCTCACCGTCCATGCTTATCCCAAGACGCTCGCCGCCGCCGCCCGTGGCGCGGCCGGGAGTGCGCTCAACGTGCTGGGCGTGACCGTGCTCACCTCCTATGACGACGCCGACCTCGCCACCGCCGGCTATGCCCGCTCCGTGGACGAGACGGTTCTGATGCGCGCCGGGCAGGTGCGGGAGGCGGGCGTCGCCGGCGTCATCTGCGCGCCCACGGATGCCGAGCGCGTGCGCCCGCTGCTGGCGCCGCACCAATTGGTGGTCACCCCCGGCGTGCGCCCCGCCGGCGCGGCGGTGGGCGACCAGAAGCGCGTCGCCACCCCCGCCGATGCCTTCGCGGCCGGCGCCAACGGCATCGTGGTGGGCCGCCCCGTCATTGCCGCCTCCGACCCCGGCGCGGCGGCACGGGCGATCCTGGACGAGATCAAGCCCTTCCTCTGA
- a CDS encoding DUF1330 domain-containing protein yields MPKGYWIGRVDVSDPEAYQAYVAANAAPIAAHGGRFLVRGGPVTALEGRTRARNVLLEFPSFEAALACYHSSGYQAAVALRQPVAVADLVVVEGADVPDAAPGAPAPGYWIMGIDVIDPEGYRAYAAAGGTAAYRPRFLVRGGRQEQVEGTGRARQVVLAFADVPEALACYNGPDYQHAVALRQGAAEVDLLLIPGYDGPQPG; encoded by the coding sequence ATGCCCAAGGGATATTGGATCGGCCGGGTGGATGTGTCCGACCCGGAAGCCTACCAGGCCTATGTGGCGGCCAATGCCGCGCCCATCGCCGCCCATGGCGGGCGCTTCCTGGTGCGCGGCGGGCCGGTCACCGCCCTCGAGGGGCGCACCCGCGCGCGCAACGTGCTGCTGGAATTCCCGTCCTTTGAGGCGGCGCTTGCCTGCTATCACAGTTCCGGCTACCAGGCCGCCGTGGCGCTGCGCCAGCCCGTGGCGGTGGCGGATCTCGTCGTGGTGGAAGGCGCGGATGTGCCCGATGCCGCCCCTGGCGCGCCCGCGCCGGGCTATTGGATCATGGGCATCGACGTGATCGATCCGGAGGGCTACCGCGCCTATGCGGCCGCCGGCGGCACCGCGGCCTACAGGCCGCGCTTTCTGGTGCGCGGCGGGCGGCAGGAGCAGGTGGAGGGCACGGGGCGGGCGCGGCAGGTGGTGCTGGCCTTCGCGGACGTCCCCGAGGCGCTGGCCTGCTACAACGGGCCCGATTATCAGCACGCCGTCGCCTTGCGGCAGGGGGCGGCGGAGGTCGATCTCCTGCTCATTCCCGGCTATGACGGGCCACAGCCCGGCTGA
- the dapB gene encoding 4-hydroxy-tetrahydrodipicolinate reductase has product MSDLRIVISGAGGRMGRVLLRNVMEGEGLRLVGALEHEGSTHLREDSGMLAGLGANGIEVRADVEATLKGADALIDFSSPAASVRMARACAEAGIVHVIGTTGFSNADLQDIAEAAQRTVIVRSGNMSLGVNLLAALTRRVAATLGTEFDIEIVEMHHSRKVDAPSGTALLLGEAAAEGRGVDLETHSARGRDGHTGSRRPGDIGFASLRGGSVVGEHVVIFAGPSERIELVHKAEDRAIFANGALTAARWGKGKAPGLYSMADVLDIAAI; this is encoded by the coding sequence GTGTCCGATCTTCGCATCGTCATCTCGGGGGCTGGCGGCCGCATGGGCCGGGTGCTGCTGCGCAACGTGATGGAAGGGGAGGGCCTGCGCCTCGTGGGCGCCCTGGAGCATGAGGGCAGCACGCACCTGCGCGAGGATTCGGGGATGCTCGCCGGCCTGGGTGCCAATGGCATTGAGGTCCGCGCCGATGTGGAGGCGACCTTGAAGGGCGCGGATGCGCTCATCGATTTCTCCTCCCCCGCCGCCTCGGTGCGCATGGCGCGGGCCTGTGCGGAGGCCGGCATTGTGCATGTGATCGGCACCACCGGCTTCTCCAATGCCGATCTCCAGGACATCGCGGAAGCGGCGCAGCGCACGGTGATCGTGCGCTCGGGCAATATGAGCCTTGGCGTCAACCTGCTGGCCGCGCTCACCCGACGGGTGGCGGCGACGCTGGGCACCGAGTTCGACATAGAGATTGTCGAGATGCACCATTCCCGCAAGGTGGACGCGCCCTCGGGCACCGCCTTGCTGCTGGGCGAGGCGGCGGCGGAGGGCCGGGGCGTGGATCTGGAGACCCACAGCGCGCGGGGCCGCGACGGCCATACCGGCAGCCGCCGGCCCGGCGATATCGGCTTCGCCTCCCTGCGCGGCGGCTCGGTGGTGGGTGAGCATGTGGTGATCTTCGCCGGCCCGTCCGAGCGCATCGAACTGGTGCACAAGGCCGAAGACCGGGCGATCTTCGCCAATGGCGCGCTGACGGCGGCGCGCTGGGGCAAGGGGAAGGCGCCGGGCCTTTATTCCATGGCCGACGTGCTGGACATCGCGGCCATCTGA